Part of the Polyangia bacterium genome is shown below.
TCGTGTGGAGCGCGGCGACGTTCGGCTCCGGCCTGGCGCCCACCTTCGCGGCGTTGGTGCTGGCCCGATCGCTCATCGGCGTCGGCGAGGCCAGCTATTCGGTGGTCACCCCGTCGCTGCTCTCGGATTTTTATCCGCCCGATCGCCGGTCGCGCGTGCTGGCGATCTTCTACGCGGCCATCCCGGTCGGATCGGCGCTGGGTTACGTGCTGGGCGGGGCGATCGAATCGGTGTGGGGTTGGCGCTGGGCGTTCTTCGTGGCGGGCGCGCCGGGCGCGGTGCTGGCGGCGATCCTGCTGTTTCTGCGCGAGCCGCCGCGCGGGCAATTCGATCCGCCGGCCAAGAAGGAGCACCTGGACCAGGCCAGCCTGGCCCGTTCGCTGCGCGAGCTGCGCGCGCGTCCGAGCTACATCTTCAACACCATCGCCCAGACCATCTACACCTTCGCCATCGGTGGCCTGGCGGGCTGGATGCCCACCTACTTCGTGCGCGAGCGTCAGCTGCCACTCAAGACCGCGGACCTCACCTTCGGCGGCGTGCTGCTGCTGGCGGGTTTTGCCGGCACGCTGCTGGGCGGGCGCCTGGGCGATCGCATCGCCCGCAGCCGCCGCGACGGGTACTTCGTGATGTCGGGCGGGGCGCTGGTGCTGTCGCTGCCGTTCACGCTGCTGGCCGTGCTGTCGCCGGCGCCTGCTATCTTTTGGCCGGCGATGTTCGTGACGTTGTTGCTGTTGTTCTTGAACACCGGCCCGCTGAACGCGGCGATGGCCAACGTGCTGCCGGCGGATCTGCGCGGGTTCGGCTTCGCTGTTTACACGATGTCGATTCACCTGTTCGGCGACGCGGCTTCGCCGTGGCTGATTGGACT
Proteins encoded:
- a CDS encoding MFS transporter encodes the protein MGRAQSAGTALAVLTGLNLLNYIDRFIPSAVLPSIIATLHIRDGQAGSLQTLFILTYSVISPAAGWLGDRHPRFRLAALGVFVWSAATFGSGLAPTFAALVLARSLIGVGEASYSVVTPSLLSDFYPPDRRSRVLAIFYAAIPVGSALGYVLGGAIESVWGWRWAFFVAGAPGAVLAAILLFLREPPRGQFDPPAKKEHLDQASLARSLRELRARPSYIFNTIAQTIYTFAIGGLAGWMPTYFVRERQLPLKTADLTFGGVLLLAGFAGTLLGGRLGDRIARSRRDGYFVMSGGALVLSLPFTLLAVLSPAPAIFWPAMFVTLLLLFLNTGPLNAAMANVLPADLRGFGFAVYTMSIHLFGDAASPWLIGLASDRMGLKWPVLVTGMMLAVAGAVLLIGRHSLARDLEAVG